From Sphingopyxis sp. USTB-05, the proteins below share one genomic window:
- a CDS encoding Crp/Fnr family transcriptional regulator: MLTDRFLRDRRGVSLEAGERARLEAAISTTSTVEARKIIARAGEWLDQSTLLVEGIMSRYLDDRNGLRQLVAIHLPGDFVDLHAYPLKRLDHDVGTMTPATIAIVPHVELDAITEEMPELTRKLWFATLLDAAIHRAWLFRLGRLDAIGRVAHFFCETNVRLQSAGLSDGRQFTLGLTQADVAEICGLTTVHVNRVVRHLREEGLCTFRNGKVEILDAAKLARRGQFDPAYLYIDDPASSPQPDQRARR; encoded by the coding sequence ATGTTAACCGATCGCTTCTTGAGAGACCGTCGCGGGGTAAGCCTCGAGGCCGGCGAGCGCGCGCGCCTCGAAGCCGCCATCAGCACCACGTCGACCGTCGAGGCCCGCAAGATCATCGCGCGCGCCGGCGAGTGGCTCGACCAGAGCACGCTCCTCGTCGAGGGTATCATGTCGCGCTATCTCGACGACCGGAACGGTCTTCGCCAGCTTGTCGCGATCCACTTGCCGGGTGACTTCGTCGACCTCCACGCCTACCCCCTCAAGCGGCTCGACCATGATGTCGGCACGATGACCCCGGCGACGATCGCGATCGTCCCGCATGTCGAACTCGACGCCATAACCGAGGAAATGCCCGAGCTGACGCGCAAGCTTTGGTTCGCGACGCTGCTCGATGCCGCGATCCACCGCGCCTGGCTCTTCCGGCTCGGCCGCCTCGACGCCATCGGCCGCGTCGCGCATTTCTTCTGCGAGACCAATGTGCGTCTCCAGTCGGCGGGGCTGAGCGATGGGCGCCAGTTCACGCTCGGGCTGACGCAGGCCGACGTCGCCGAGATCTGCGGCCTCACGACAGTGCATGTGAACCGGGTGGTGCGTCATCTTCGCGAGGAAGGGCTTTGCACTTTCCGCAACGGCAAGGTCGAGATTCTCGATGCCGCGAAGCTCGCGCGTCGCGGCCAGTTCGACCCCGCCTATCTTTATATCGACGATCCGGCATCTTCGCCGCAGCCAGACCAGAGGGCCCGCCGATGA
- a CDS encoding PRC-barrel domain-containing protein, giving the protein MEEAAGLIAPAATMIAAMMTAANLGARVTGSGFVVFTLGSLAWSVVGFTSGQTNLLATNLFLTLVNLVGIWRWLGRQRGYEDGARRAAKRSRIAASPSLFAASALGGLPVSDIRGEVVGQAVDAMIECESGCLSYVVVASGGLGGIDETLRAVPAAMLDCHADGLVLLMSAAEYEKRDTLDGAAWPARPPRGQVATEALLAPAAAAGEGPRGAGKEVAHDAAQG; this is encoded by the coding sequence GTGGAAGAGGCCGCCGGACTGATTGCGCCTGCCGCGACGATGATCGCGGCGATGATGACGGCAGCCAATCTCGGCGCGCGCGTGACCGGCTCGGGCTTCGTCGTGTTCACTTTGGGCTCGCTCGCCTGGTCGGTCGTCGGGTTCACATCGGGCCAGACCAATCTTCTTGCGACGAACCTGTTCCTGACGCTCGTCAATCTCGTCGGAATATGGCGATGGCTCGGCCGCCAGCGCGGCTATGAGGATGGCGCGCGGCGTGCCGCGAAGCGAAGCCGGATCGCGGCCTCGCCCTCGCTCTTCGCCGCGAGTGCGCTAGGCGGTCTTCCGGTGAGCGATATCCGCGGCGAAGTTGTCGGCCAGGCGGTCGATGCGATGATCGAATGCGAAAGCGGATGCCTCTCTTATGTCGTCGTCGCGAGCGGCGGGCTCGGCGGCATCGACGAGACGCTGCGCGCGGTACCGGCGGCGATGCTCGACTGTCATGCCGACGGGCTCGTGCTGCTGATGAGCGCGGCGGAATATGAGAAGCGCGATACGCTCGACGGCGCCGCTTGGCCTGCGCGGCCCCCACGCGGACAGGTAGCCACGGAGGCGTTGCTCGCCCCCGCGGCGGCGGCGGGCGAGGGGCCGCGGGGCGCCGGAAAGGAAGTGGCCCATGACGCGGCTCAAGGATAA